Proteins encoded in a region of the Nitrospirota bacterium genome:
- a CDS encoding YbaK/EbsC family protein encodes MPVLKRLQTYLDSHKIAYTVLSHDKAFSARRTAEVLHVPGDLFAKVVVVKADQRFVTVVIPSTWRVDFRGLEEALDSKHVRLATEQELAELFPDCEVGTMPPFGNLYNMAVYVDQLLTKDEHIFFDAGTHTGAMKLRYRDFAELVHPTVAQFHREPSTLQS; translated from the coding sequence ATGCCCGTCCTCAAACGACTCCAAACCTATCTCGACAGCCACAAAATCGCCTATACGGTACTCAGCCATGACAAGGCCTTCAGCGCCAGAAGGACGGCGGAGGTTCTCCATGTGCCAGGCGATCTGTTCGCCAAAGTGGTGGTGGTCAAAGCAGACCAACGATTTGTGACAGTGGTCATCCCCTCCACCTGGCGGGTGGATTTTAGGGGACTCGAAGAGGCGCTGGACAGCAAACATGTGAGGCTGGCAACGGAGCAGGAACTCGCAGAACTCTTTCCGGACTGCGAAGTAGGGACGATGCCTCCGTTCGGCAATCTCTACAACATGGCGGTCTACGTCGATCAGTTGCTCACCAAAGATGAACACATTTTCTTCGACGCCGGGACACATACGGGAGCCATGAAGCTTCGTTACCGCGACTTTGCCGAATTGGTTCACCCGACGGTGGCGCAGTTCCATCGAGAGCCTTCGACGTTGCAGTCCTAG
- a CDS encoding DMT family transporter has translation MNSLKRQGAFFGLAAALLFGISPPFAKLLLPESGPLLIAGLLYLGAGLGLLFFEIIGRPFQPDGQEAPVRRPDAGLLAGVILTGGMLGPFLMLWGLERLSGVLTSLLLNLEAPFTVLIAVLVFREHVGRLELAGIFAIVVAAGILTYQSGTIRGDVVGVLAVLGACLCWAVDNNLSQRLSLRDPLVVTRIKTLGAGFGMLGLAVLTSQPWPSVRMTLAALLLGLVSYGVSLVIDMRALRLLGAAREAGFFATAPFIGALVAVPVLGERWTIQDAIATALMLLGIALLLRAHHGHTHRHEALEHDHVHRHEDHHDHRHDGEASVRESHAHPHQHVPIAHDHPHLSDLHHRHDH, from the coding sequence ATGAATTCTTTGAAACGGCAAGGAGCGTTCTTCGGGCTTGCTGCGGCTCTGTTGTTCGGCATCAGCCCTCCCTTCGCCAAGCTGTTGCTGCCGGAGAGCGGCCCGTTGCTAATCGCGGGGTTGCTGTATCTTGGCGCGGGCTTGGGCTTGCTCTTTTTTGAAATAATCGGTCGCCCGTTTCAGCCTGACGGACAAGAGGCTCCGGTCCGTCGGCCCGATGCAGGATTGCTGGCGGGGGTGATTCTCACCGGAGGGATGCTGGGTCCCTTTCTGATGTTGTGGGGACTGGAGCGCCTATCAGGCGTCCTGACCTCATTGCTCTTGAATCTGGAAGCGCCCTTCACTGTGCTGATTGCCGTACTTGTTTTCCGTGAGCATGTGGGTCGGCTCGAACTGGCAGGCATCTTCGCGATCGTGGTTGCGGCAGGGATACTCACGTATCAGTCTGGCACGATCCGCGGCGACGTTGTTGGCGTCCTTGCCGTGCTGGGTGCCTGTCTCTGCTGGGCGGTCGATAACAATCTGAGTCAACGTCTCTCCCTGCGCGATCCGCTGGTGGTCACGCGGATCAAGACCCTCGGCGCCGGTTTCGGGATGCTCGGCCTGGCGGTTCTCACCAGCCAACCATGGCCCTCGGTCAGGATGACGCTGGCAGCGTTGCTGCTGGGACTCGTCAGTTACGGGGTGAGTTTGGTGATCGACATGCGCGCACTCCGGCTGCTCGGCGCGGCGCGTGAGGCGGGGTTCTTTGCCACCGCTCCCTTCATCGGCGCATTGGTTGCCGTGCCGGTCCTGGGAGAGCGATGGACCATCCAAGACGCGATCGCCACCGCGCTCATGCTGCTTGGAATTGCACTGCTCCTCCGGGCGCATCACGGACATACACACAGGCATGAGGCGTTAGAACATGACCATGTGCATCGGCACGAAGATCATCACGACCACCGGCATGACGGAGAGGCTTCTGTTCGGGAGTCGCATGCGCATCCGCACCAACATGTGCCCATCGCGCATGATCATCCGCACCTGTCGGACCTGCATCACCGGCATGACCACTAG
- the ylqF gene encoding ribosome biogenesis GTPase YlqF: MSIQWFPGHMNAARKEAAKTMEVIDVIVEVLDARIPDASINPLIEELRLVRQRPSLKVLNKADLADPAVTQAWLNLYNRQPGVSAVALSCHHAGDAAKIPQLCQPLAPHRNSSVKPLRMLIMGIPNVGKSTLMNMLLKRRIARVGDEPAVTKVQQRHKLNDHMAITDSPGLLWGTIKDPNVGLLLATVNAVGHTVVDDEAVAEFLATILLARYPARLTARYGFAIEGLTSSDVIDAIAKKRGCLLTRSGGGLDRDKAARILLLDYRNGTLGRTSLETPDSSLDAPLQ; this comes from the coding sequence ATGTCCATCCAATGGTTCCCCGGTCACATGAATGCCGCGCGCAAAGAAGCGGCCAAGACGATGGAGGTGATCGATGTCATCGTCGAGGTGCTGGATGCACGCATACCTGACGCCAGCATCAACCCGCTGATCGAAGAACTGCGCCTGGTCCGCCAGCGTCCCAGCCTGAAAGTCCTCAACAAAGCCGACCTTGCCGATCCCGCCGTCACACAGGCTTGGCTCAATCTGTATAACCGGCAACCGGGCGTCAGCGCCGTGGCCCTCTCATGCCATCATGCGGGCGATGCCGCCAAGATCCCCCAGCTCTGTCAGCCACTCGCCCCCCATCGAAACAGCAGCGTCAAGCCGCTGCGCATGCTGATTATGGGAATCCCCAACGTCGGAAAATCGACCCTGATGAATATGCTCCTCAAACGCCGTATCGCTCGTGTGGGCGACGAACCGGCGGTGACCAAGGTTCAACAGCGTCACAAACTGAACGACCATATGGCCATCACCGACTCACCGGGTTTGTTGTGGGGAACGATCAAAGACCCGAACGTCGGCCTGCTGCTCGCGACGGTCAACGCCGTGGGCCACACGGTCGTCGATGACGAAGCCGTCGCAGAATTTCTCGCGACCATCCTCCTGGCGCGCTATCCGGCCAGGCTGACGGCTCGCTACGGCTTTGCGATAGAGGGACTGACGAGTTCGGACGTCATCGATGCCATCGCCAAAAAACGCGGCTGCCTGCTGACCAGGAGCGGCGGCGGGCTGGACCGTGACAAGGCAGCGAGGATTCTCCTATTGGACTACCGCAACGGCACATTGGGACGTACCAGTCTGGAGACGCCTGACTCGTCGCTGGACGCGCCACTCCAATAA
- a CDS encoding DUF3365 domain-containing protein — translation MNMAKKRTLVFALGLLAVGIGLAPVSASANPDAIETGRLLAILLDAGRGTVGANQPLINDAAKGDKGFTPAVFETQLIEKFKGRSGIDLANLKAAAVPETAKSLLPELVAASKKTVADNQASINKSGVGYKAFTPAHFGTQAAAEFSTKTGVYLKQTTQDSLLRNPKNKADGFEAGILTKLADAAYPRQGDKAMSETVEGGKAVRVMLPLYYGKGCMGCHGGPKGETDISGYKKEGANEGDLGGAISVKLPIK, via the coding sequence ATGAACATGGCGAAAAAGAGGACTCTCGTTTTTGCGTTGGGCCTGCTCGCAGTAGGAATCGGTCTCGCACCGGTTTCCGCGTCGGCCAATCCAGATGCCATCGAAACCGGACGTCTGTTGGCCATTCTGTTGGATGCCGGTCGGGGAACGGTCGGCGCCAACCAGCCGCTCATCAATGATGCGGCCAAGGGAGACAAGGGCTTTACGCCGGCCGTATTCGAAACACAGCTGATCGAAAAGTTTAAGGGACGATCTGGTATCGATTTGGCCAATCTCAAGGCGGCGGCTGTGCCGGAAACCGCGAAGAGCCTGTTGCCAGAACTTGTGGCGGCGTCCAAAAAGACGGTGGCGGACAATCAGGCGAGCATCAATAAATCAGGCGTCGGCTATAAAGCGTTCACGCCGGCACATTTCGGCACGCAGGCCGCGGCAGAGTTCAGCACCAAGACGGGGGTGTATCTCAAGCAAACGACGCAAGATAGCCTGTTGCGGAATCCCAAGAACAAGGCAGACGGGTTTGAGGCCGGCATCCTCACGAAACTCGCCGATGCCGCCTATCCCCGACAGGGCGACAAGGCCATGAGCGAAACCGTCGAGGGCGGGAAAGCCGTGCGGGTCATGCTCCCTCTTTATTATGGAAAAGGCTGCATGGGTTGCCACGGTGGACCGAAGGGCGAAACGGATATCTCCGGCTATAAGAAAGAAGGCGCCAACGAAGGGGACCTCGGAGGCGCGATCAGCGTCAAGCTCCCGATCAAGTAA
- a CDS encoding acyl-CoA desaturase — protein sequence MNRLSCNSVGSLDQEATAKQLQWKGAIPFLTIHLMCLWVIQTGISVEWVALALGSYYLRMVAITAGYHRYFSHRSYKTSRVFQFLLAFFAMTSAQKGVLWWASHHRHHHKHSDREEDRHSPLQRGFWYSHLGWLLSNEYVETDFTVVRDLAKYPELRFLNRFHVIPPLLYAIAMFALWGVPGLVWGFFVSTTVLYHCTFFINSLTHIVGRVRYNSRDGSKNSFILAVLCCGEGWHNNHHYYQSSVNQGWLWWEVDFSYYVLTVLSWFGIVWDLRTPPAHIKAAILATEHTSIL from the coding sequence ATGAATAGACTGTCGTGCAACTCCGTCGGTTCCCTCGATCAGGAAGCGACCGCGAAACAGCTCCAATGGAAGGGCGCAATCCCCTTCCTAACCATCCACCTGATGTGCCTATGGGTCATTCAGACCGGAATCAGCGTGGAGTGGGTGGCGCTGGCCCTGGGGAGCTATTACCTGAGAATGGTCGCCATCACGGCCGGTTATCACCGCTATTTCTCGCACCGCTCGTACAAGACCAGCCGGGTCTTCCAGTTTCTCCTGGCCTTTTTCGCCATGACGTCCGCGCAGAAAGGCGTGCTCTGGTGGGCCTCACACCATCGGCACCACCACAAGCACTCAGACCGGGAAGAAGATCGTCATTCCCCGTTACAACGAGGGTTCTGGTATTCCCATCTCGGATGGCTGCTGTCAAACGAATATGTCGAGACCGACTTTACGGTCGTGAGGGACCTGGCAAAATATCCTGAGCTGCGATTCCTCAACCGCTTTCACGTCATTCCACCCTTGCTGTACGCGATAGCGATGTTTGCACTGTGGGGGGTCCCTGGACTGGTCTGGGGATTCTTCGTGTCCACCACCGTCCTCTATCATTGCACATTCTTCATCAATTCCCTGACGCACATCGTCGGTCGGGTTCGATACAACTCTCGCGATGGGAGCAAAAACAGTTTCATCCTGGCGGTGCTCTGCTGTGGGGAAGGCTGGCACAATAACCACCATTACTACCAATCGTCGGTCAATCAGGGCTGGTTGTGGTGGGAAGTGGACTTCTCCTATTACGTCTTGACGGTCCTCTCCTGGTTCGGGATCGTCTGGGACCTGCGAACGCCGCCGGCCCACATCAAAGCCGCCATCCTCGCGACAGAACATACCTCTATCTTGTAG
- a CDS encoding lipocalin family protein, producing MAKKVFSQGSRGNRLDAVKPSVAMVVLCLMLGACAGVDSRGALQTVAAVDLSRYAGTWYEIARLPMWFQRHCVDSKAVYFIRPDGAVGVHNECVTDTGGFEQAEGVARVVDPKTNARLTVVFDNWFARLFGSSRDGNYWILDLDVEYRTAIVGTPDRRYLWILSRTPQLDEPTYRGLVERARQLGYPVSDLMTARRPASS from the coding sequence ATGGCGAAGAAGGTATTTTCTCAAGGATCTCGCGGCAATCGTTTAGATGCTGTGAAGCCCAGCGTTGCGATGGTGGTGCTGTGTCTCATGCTGGGAGCCTGTGCGGGAGTGGATTCGAGGGGTGCGCTCCAGACGGTCGCGGCGGTGGATCTCTCTCGTTACGCCGGCACGTGGTATGAAATTGCGCGGCTCCCGATGTGGTTTCAGCGTCACTGCGTAGATTCCAAGGCGGTCTATTTCATCCGTCCGGATGGGGCAGTCGGTGTGCATAATGAATGTGTGACGGATACCGGCGGGTTCGAGCAGGCAGAGGGAGTCGCGAGGGTGGTCGATCCCAAGACGAATGCTCGTCTTACGGTCGTATTCGATAACTGGTTCGCGCGGCTGTTTGGTTCATCTCGTGACGGGAACTATTGGATTCTTGATCTCGACGTGGAGTATCGGACGGCGATAGTGGGGACACCTGATCGGCGATACCTCTGGATCCTGTCTCGGACCCCTCAGCTGGATGAGCCGACCTATCGTGGCCTGGTGGAGCGGGCGCGACAGTTGGGGTATCCTGTGTCGGATCTCATGACAGCTCGTCGTCCCGCTTCTTCGTGA
- a CDS encoding AURKAIP1/COX24 domain-containing protein has product MSSVLKKRRKKMRKHKYKKLRRRQKFERRKS; this is encoded by the coding sequence ATGTCCAGTGTTTTGAAAAAACGCCGTAAGAAAATGCGCAAGCACAAGTACAAGAAGCTTCGCCGGCGTCAAAAATTCGAACGTCGTAAGAGCTAG
- a CDS encoding ABC transporter ATP-binding protein produces MSTFSRFLPFLKPYLSRMALAGLLVMAVAAINLALLRLAGTLWDVITVQHDQSRMTELITLFLGLVLLQGLCSMGHSYLTAWISQRIVANFRQHLFKHLHTLSVSFFARRRTGELLSRLMNDVTIIQSVVTETPIDSAKQLVTFVGGITFLLMMNWRLCLLILVLLPLLVLVAKFFGRRLKSLSTSIQDQTAALSTLIEEVISGIRIVKSFVQTEREETRFSTQVEQTLSLTMQRANIMAVFVPVISLLTFSAAAAVLWYGGIQVIDGTVSPGDLFAFVLFAGILIGPFSSAARVFAQIREAQGATQRVFEILDTHSEVSDSPTATSLSTVSGHIRAEHIGFAYDPRQPVLTDISFEAKPGELVAIVGPTGAGKTTVMNLLHRFYDPTEGRITIDGQDLRQVTMDSWYRQIALVPQETILFGGTILDNIRYGNREATEEEVIAASRSAHAHDFIMSFPDQYQTVVGEKGINVSGGQRQRIAIARAIVKNPRILLLDEATSALDSESERLVQEALEQLMKGRTTFVIAHRLTTIQRADRILVLNKGRLVETGTHAELIDRKGLYQYLYTLRLTELPA; encoded by the coding sequence ATGTCCACCTTCTCACGATTTCTCCCGTTCCTGAAACCCTATCTGTCCCGTATGGCCCTCGCAGGCCTTCTGGTCATGGCGGTCGCCGCGATTAATCTGGCCCTGCTGCGGTTAGCCGGCACGTTATGGGACGTCATTACCGTCCAGCACGACCAGTCCAGAATGACGGAGTTGATCACCCTCTTTCTCGGACTCGTCCTCCTCCAAGGCCTCTGCTCGATGGGCCACAGTTATCTGACCGCCTGGATTTCCCAGCGCATCGTTGCCAATTTCCGCCAGCACCTCTTTAAACATCTGCATACCCTCTCCGTCAGCTTCTTTGCCCGTCGGCGCACAGGAGAACTCCTCTCACGGCTCATGAACGACGTCACGATCATCCAATCCGTTGTCACGGAAACGCCGATCGACAGCGCGAAACAGCTCGTGACCTTCGTCGGAGGGATCACGTTCTTACTGATGATGAATTGGCGGCTGTGCCTGTTGATCCTGGTTCTGCTCCCATTACTCGTCCTCGTGGCGAAATTTTTCGGCCGCAGACTGAAATCCCTCTCGACCTCGATTCAAGACCAGACTGCGGCCTTGAGCACCTTGATCGAAGAAGTGATCTCCGGCATCCGCATCGTAAAGTCTTTCGTACAAACAGAACGAGAAGAAACCAGATTTTCCACACAAGTCGAACAGACCTTGTCATTGACGATGCAACGGGCGAACATCATGGCGGTCTTCGTCCCCGTCATCAGCCTCCTCACCTTCTCCGCCGCCGCCGCAGTCTTGTGGTACGGGGGCATTCAGGTTATCGACGGAACCGTGTCGCCCGGCGACCTCTTCGCCTTCGTCCTCTTTGCCGGCATCCTGATCGGTCCGTTCAGTTCCGCCGCCCGCGTGTTCGCACAAATCAGGGAAGCGCAGGGCGCCACACAACGGGTCTTCGAAATTCTGGACACCCATTCCGAAGTGAGCGACTCCCCCACGGCCACGTCGCTGTCCACCGTCTCGGGACATATCCGGGCGGAGCACATCGGCTTTGCCTACGACCCACGGCAGCCAGTCTTGACGGATATTTCGTTCGAAGCCAAGCCGGGCGAACTCGTCGCTATCGTCGGTCCCACCGGCGCCGGGAAAACAACCGTGATGAACTTGCTCCACCGCTTCTACGATCCCACGGAAGGGCGCATCACGATCGACGGACAGGATCTCCGCCAAGTCACCATGGATAGCTGGTATCGACAGATCGCGCTGGTTCCGCAAGAAACGATCCTATTCGGCGGGACGATTCTCGACAATATTCGTTATGGCAACAGAGAAGCGACGGAGGAGGAGGTCATCGCGGCCAGCCGGTCGGCCCATGCCCACGACTTCATCATGAGCTTCCCGGATCAGTACCAGACCGTCGTGGGGGAAAAAGGCATCAACGTCTCAGGCGGGCAGCGGCAACGCATCGCCATCGCCAGGGCCATTGTGAAAAATCCACGGATCTTGTTGTTAGATGAGGCGACCTCCGCCCTCGACAGTGAATCGGAGCGGCTCGTCCAGGAAGCGCTGGAGCAACTCATGAAAGGCCGAACGACCTTTGTGATCGCCCATCGCTTGACCACTATCCAACGAGCCGACCGCATCCTCGTGCTCAATAAGGGCCGCCTCGTTGAAACCGGCACCCATGCCGAGCTCATCGACCGTAAAGGACTGTACCAATACCTCTACACCCTGCGGCTGACCGAGCTTCCGGCATAA
- a CDS encoding glutathione S-transferase family protein, with protein MTIKAQFPDEQSGEGAFARQPDMFKNWVTANGNSGYPAEKGRYHLYVSLACPWAHRTIIVRKLKKLEDAIGMTVVDPIRDERGWAFREGTGHSLDPINGFQFLSQAYKATDPDYRGRFTVPVLWDTVTKRIVTNSDDDLMRMFNGEFNRFTENTIDLYQDGIRKEIDDLNTFIYENVNDGVYRAGFATSQQAYERAVLRLFDALDQLEARLVRQRYLFGSQFLETDWRLFVTLIRFDAVYHGHFKCNIRRIIDYPNLFGYLKDLYQTDGIADTVNFDHIKRHYYVTHDDINPTRIVPLGPDQDLTTPHGRERLR; from the coding sequence ATGACCATCAAGGCGCAATTTCCAGACGAGCAAAGCGGCGAAGGCGCCTTCGCCAGGCAGCCGGACATGTTCAAGAACTGGGTGACCGCGAACGGGAACTCCGGCTATCCAGCTGAGAAAGGCCGTTACCACCTCTATGTCTCCCTAGCCTGCCCCTGGGCCCATCGCACGATCATTGTGCGAAAACTCAAGAAGCTCGAAGACGCGATCGGCATGACGGTCGTGGACCCGATCCGCGACGAGCGGGGCTGGGCCTTCCGAGAAGGGACGGGCCATTCGCTCGATCCCATCAACGGATTCCAGTTCCTCAGCCAGGCCTATAAGGCCACCGATCCCGACTATCGGGGACGATTCACCGTCCCGGTCTTGTGGGATACCGTCACGAAACGCATCGTGACCAATTCCGATGACGACCTCATGCGTATGTTCAACGGCGAGTTCAACCGCTTCACCGAAAACACGATCGATCTCTATCAAGACGGCATCAGGAAAGAGATCGACGACCTCAACACCTTCATCTACGAAAACGTGAACGACGGGGTCTATCGCGCGGGATTCGCCACCTCGCAGCAGGCCTATGAGCGGGCCGTGCTGCGCCTCTTCGACGCCCTCGATCAACTCGAGGCCAGGCTGGTACGCCAACGCTATCTCTTCGGCTCACAGTTCCTCGAAACCGATTGGCGCTTATTCGTCACCCTCATACGCTTCGACGCCGTCTACCACGGCCATTTCAAGTGCAACATTCGGAGAATCATCGACTACCCGAACCTCTTCGGCTATCTCAAAGACCTCTATCAAACCGACGGCATCGCCGACACCGTGAACTTCGACCACATCAAGCGGCATTACTACGTCACCCACGACGACATCAATCCAACCCGTATCGTTCCTCTCGGTCCGGACCAGGATCTCACGACCCCCCATGGCCGCGAACGCCTCCGCTAA
- a CDS encoding aldo/keto reductase, protein MSLTAYNNVSVPSFMYGTAWKKEATTQLVQVAVEAGFTAIDTANQLIHYQEALVGEALLVLAQQGVTRDRLFLQTKFTSTNGQDHRTPYDASADLTTQVTQSFDSSLVHLHTDYLDSYVLHGPYQRQGLGAADREVWAAIEGLYRSGKTKMIGISNVTAEQLTQLCAEAAVKPMMVQNRCYAALGWDKAVREICRAHGIIYQGFSLLTANQGIFAEPAIRAIAQRLGAGLAQVVFRFAMQVGMLPLTGTTNPQHMKEDLQAEQLALTEEDMQVIETIGI, encoded by the coding sequence ATGTCTTTGACTGCCTATAATAATGTGTCGGTTCCTTCGTTCATGTATGGCACCGCGTGGAAAAAAGAGGCGACGACGCAGTTGGTGCAGGTTGCCGTGGAGGCTGGTTTCACGGCCATCGACACGGCGAATCAACTGATTCATTATCAGGAGGCTCTAGTGGGAGAGGCGTTGTTGGTCCTCGCGCAGCAAGGGGTTACGCGAGACCGGCTCTTTCTCCAGACCAAGTTTACCTCGACGAATGGTCAGGATCATCGGACTCCCTATGATGCCTCGGCTGATCTCACGACCCAGGTGACGCAGTCCTTCGACAGCTCGTTGGTCCATCTACACACCGACTATCTCGATTCCTATGTCTTGCATGGGCCCTATCAGCGGCAGGGCTTGGGCGCGGCGGACCGTGAGGTCTGGGCTGCCATCGAAGGGCTCTATCGGTCAGGGAAAACCAAAATGATCGGCATCAGCAATGTTACGGCTGAGCAACTCACCCAGCTCTGTGCCGAAGCGGCCGTGAAACCGATGATGGTGCAGAATCGCTGTTATGCCGCACTCGGATGGGATAAAGCGGTACGGGAGATTTGCCGGGCTCACGGCATCATCTATCAAGGGTTTTCGTTGTTGACCGCGAATCAAGGCATCTTTGCCGAACCAGCCATTCGGGCTATCGCCCAACGGCTAGGGGCTGGGCTGGCCCAGGTTGTCTTTCGGTTTGCGATGCAGGTCGGGATGCTCCCACTGACCGGCACCACGAATCCGCAGCACATGAAAGAAGATCTCCAGGCTGAGCAGCTCGCCCTGACAGAAGAAGACATGCAGGTGATCGAAACGATCGGGATATAA
- a CDS encoding calcium:proton antiporter: MKTSHPQLVAAFPPHNGSRLSILSVAQREWPLLSSIATAAAFLAFGQEWLADLSNPIWFAVVLLWLFGIVLLSAFSVVRHAEVLAVKLGEPIGTLVLTLSVTGIEVMMIAAVMYTAEGGSFLARDAMFAVVMIVLNGMVGLSLLLGGLRYHEQTYNLQGANAFLAVIVPLAVLGLILPNFTTSSPGPTLSPFQAVFLIVMSIGLYGVFLAIQNLRHRNYFVSPESEDAAAGPPHGQGENFEHCSVGYHALFLLLFLAPLVVLSKQMAVPINFAIHRWGAPSALGGFLVAVLILAPESLGAARAALANQLQRSVNVLLGSVLATISLTIPAVLTIGVFTGKTVILGLGPVDMTLLLLTLGLSTLTFGSSRTNVLLGAVHLLLFLAYLMLIFEG, from the coding sequence ATGAAGACCTCGCACCCGCAGCTGGTTGCTGCATTTCCTCCGCACAACGGATCGCGCCTGAGCATTCTGAGTGTGGCTCAGCGGGAATGGCCGCTTCTGAGCAGCATCGCGACGGCGGCGGCGTTTCTCGCCTTCGGTCAAGAGTGGCTGGCCGACCTGTCCAACCCTATTTGGTTTGCAGTCGTCCTGCTGTGGTTATTCGGCATCGTCCTGCTCTCGGCGTTCTCGGTCGTTCGCCATGCGGAGGTTCTGGCCGTCAAGCTCGGTGAGCCCATCGGGACGCTCGTTCTCACGCTGTCCGTGACCGGCATCGAAGTCATGATGATTGCGGCAGTGATGTATACCGCTGAAGGCGGTTCGTTCTTGGCCCGCGATGCCATGTTTGCCGTGGTGATGATCGTATTGAACGGCATGGTCGGCTTGTCGCTCCTGCTGGGCGGCTTGCGGTACCACGAACAGACCTACAATCTTCAAGGCGCCAACGCGTTTCTGGCGGTCATTGTGCCGTTGGCCGTGCTTGGTCTCATCCTGCCGAACTTTACGACGTCGTCTCCCGGTCCCACCCTCTCGCCGTTTCAAGCCGTGTTTCTCATCGTCATGTCAATCGGGTTGTACGGTGTGTTTCTGGCGATCCAGAATTTACGCCATCGTAACTATTTCGTGTCTCCTGAGTCGGAAGATGCCGCCGCGGGACCGCCTCACGGGCAGGGTGAAAATTTTGAACATTGCTCTGTCGGGTATCATGCCCTCTTCTTGCTGCTGTTTCTCGCTCCGCTTGTCGTGTTGAGCAAGCAGATGGCGGTGCCGATCAATTTCGCCATTCATAGGTGGGGCGCGCCGTCGGCATTGGGCGGATTTTTGGTCGCCGTGCTGATTCTGGCTCCGGAGTCGCTCGGCGCGGCGCGCGCAGCGCTGGCGAACCAGCTACAGCGGTCCGTCAATGTGTTGTTGGGATCCGTGCTGGCGACGATCAGTCTCACCATTCCGGCCGTTCTGACCATAGGGGTCTTCACGGGCAAGACGGTCATTCTTGGCCTTGGTCCCGTCGATATGACCCTATTGCTGCTGACCTTGGGGCTCAGCACCTTGACCTTCGGCAGCTCACGAACGAATGTCTTGCTCGGGGCCGTGCACTTGCTGCTGTTTTTAGCCTATCTTATGCTCATCTTCGAGGGGTAA